In the genome of Phalacrocorax aristotelis chromosome 22, bGulAri2.1, whole genome shotgun sequence, one region contains:
- the SLC37A4 gene encoding glucose-6-phosphate exchanger SLC37A4 isoform X2 yields MAAGGYGRYRAVIFTAMFLGYTLYYFNRKTFSFVMPAVMAEVPLGKDDLGLITSSQAAAYAVSKFVSGVLSDRASARWLFSSGLLMVGLVNVVFSWSSAVTAFAGLWFLNGLAQGLGWPPCGKILRKWFEPSQFGTWWAILSTSMNLAGGLGPIVAALVSLNYDWRMTLSFSGFTCVVVSFVCLVLIKNEPSDVGLPNIEQGAKKGKKGSSSDNSTLTELLLSPYLWVLSMGYLVVFGVKTCCTDWGQLFLIQERGQSVLVGSSYMSALEIGGLVGSIAAGYLSDRAVARVGLSSYGNPRHTLLLSMMAGMCVSMFLFRVTVTGDSPKLWILTLGAVFGFSSYGPIALFGVIANESAPANLCGTSHAIVALMANVGGFLAGLPFSTIAKHYSWATAFWVAEITCTASTVAFFLLRNIRTKMGRIPRKAD; encoded by the exons ATGGCGGCCGGCGGGTACGGGCGGTACCGGGCCGTGATCTTCACGGCCATGTTCCTTGGATACACGCTCTACTACTTCAACCGCAAAACCTTCTCGTTCGTCATGCCCGCTGTCATGGCCGAGGTGCCGCTGGGGAAGGACGATCTGG GGCTCATCACGAGCAGCCAGGCCGCGGCCTACGCCGTCAGCAAGTTCGTCAGCGGCGTCCTCTCCGACCGGGCGAGCGCCCGCTGGCTCTTCTCCTCCGGGCTGCTGATGGTGGGCCTGGTCAACGTGGTGTTCTCCTGGAGCTCCGCCGTCACGGCTTTCGCGGGGCTCTGGTTCCTCAACGGCCTGGcccaggggctgggctggccaCCCTGCGGGAAGATCCTCCGAAAA TGGTTTGAGCCTTCCCAGTTTGGGACTTGGTGGGCAATCCTGTCTACAAGCATGAACTTGGCTGGAGGCTTAGGCCCCATTGTCGCTGCTCTCGTGTCTCTGAACTACGATTGGCGCATGACTTTGTCCTTCTCTGGCTTCACCTGCGTGGTTGTCTCTTTTGTTTGCCTTGTCCTGATTAAAAACGAGCCATCGGATGTTGGGCTACCCAACATTGAACAAGGAGccaagaaagggaagaaag GTTCCTCCAGTGACAACAGCACTTTGACGGAGCTGCTGCTCTCACCGTACCTCTGGGTGCTCTCAATGGGCTACCTGGTTGTGTTTGGAGTGAAAACATGCTGTACTGACTGGGGACAGCTCTTCCTGATCCAGGAGAGGGGACAGTCCGTGCTCGTGG GCAGTTCCTACATGAGCGCCTTGGAGATCGGGGGCTTGGTGGGAAGCATCGCTGCCGGATACCTTTCTGACAGAGCGGTAGCAAGA GTGGGTCTGTCAAGCTACGGGAATCCTCGGCACACACTGCTGCTCTCCATGATGGCCGGGATGTGCGTGTCCATGTTTCTCTTCCGTGTCACGGTCACGGGCGATTCTCCCAAG CTGTGGATCCTGACTCTGGGAGCTGTGTTTGGGTTCTCCTCGTATGGGCCGATCGCCCTGTTCGGGGTTATAGCCAACGAAAGCGCCCCTGCCAACCTCTGCGGCACCTCCCACGCCATCGTGGCCCTCATGGCCAACG TTGGGGGGTTTCTGGCTGGGCTGCCCTTCAGTACCATTGCCAAGCACTACAGCTGGGCCACAGCCTTCTGGGTAGCCGAAATCACCTGCACCGCTAGCACGGTGGCTTTCTTCTTGCTGCGGAACATCCGCACCAAGATGGGCCGGATTCCCAGGAAGGCTGACTGA
- the HYOU1 gene encoding hypoxia up-regulated protein 1: MARVPCWALACLLLSCCLPGTEPVAVMSVDVGSESMKVAIVKPGVPMEIVLNKESRRKTPVAVSLKENERLFGDSALGMSIRNPKVAFRYFQDLLGKRVDNPHVALYQSRFPEHELVKDEKRQTVIFKLSQTTQYSPEEMLGMVLNYSRGLAEEFAEQPIKDAVITVPAYFNQAERRAVLHAARMADLKVLQLINDNTAVALNYGVFRRKDINATAQNIMFYDMGAGSTVCTIVTYQTVKTKDSGTQPQLQIQGVGFDRTLGGLEMELRLRDYLAKLFNAQHPSKDVRKNPRAMAKLLKEANRLKTVLSANADHMAQIEGLLDDIDFKAKVSRQEFEDLCSDLFQRVPGPVQQALSSAEMNLDGIDQVILVGGATRVPKVQEVLLKAVGKEELGKNINADEAAAMGAVYQAAALSKAFKVKPFIVRDAAVFPIQVEFTREVEEDDKSKSLKHNKRILFQRMAPYPQRKVITFNRYTDDFAFYVNYGDLSFLNQDDMRIFGSLNLTTVRLKGVGDSFKKYSDYDSKGIKAHFNMDESGVLSLDRVESVFETLVEDKPEEESTLTKLGNTISSLFGGGGPAPETGENLTDSVQEEEESLAEPGKEEQGEKQDQKSSAEEAGEEQGEREEKQQSPGQAETAPPKAESQKKEEGEKVESQDPKENSETAKEEEPSKSSSDSTVTKTEEEKKIKAPKKQKLVHEITMELDVNDVPDLLEDDLKSSMKKLQDLTVRDLEKQEREKSANSLESFIFETQDKLYQEEYQFVSTEEQREEISRKLSEASSWMEEEGYAATTKELKDKLSELKKLCRNLFFRVEERRKWPERLAALESLLNHSTIFLKGARMIPESDQIFTEVELSTLEKAINETTIWKNETLAEQNKLSPTEKPLLLSKDIELKIAALDREVQYLLNKAKFAKPKPKKEKNTTKTDSGKNATANSETENTIPPTEGKQEDKPEDIGPAKEPPTAEKVAIDDEPGSDSGSKKQEKTEAGGESRKNDEL, translated from the exons ATGGCGCGAGTGCCCTGCTGGGCGCTGgcctgcctgctcctctcctgctgcctgcccggCACCG AGCCCGTGGCGGTGATGTCGGTGGACGTGGGCAGCGAGTCGATGAAGGTGGCCATCGTGAAGCCCGGGGTGCCCATGGAGATCGTTCTGAACAA GGAGTCACGAAGGAAAACACCCGTGGCCGTTTCTTTGAAGGAGAACGAGCGCCTCTTTGGTGATAGCGCACTAGGAATG tccATAAGGAACCCCAAGGTGGCATTCAGATACTTTCAGGATCTGCTGGGTAAGCGTGTCGATAATCCCCACGTGGCACTGTACCAGTCCCGATTCCCAGAGCACGAACTGGTGAAGGATGAGAAAAGGCAGACTGTTATCTTCAAGCTATCCCA GACGACACAGTATTCTCCAGAGGAGATGCTGGGGATGGTCCTGAACTATTCCCGTGGCCTGGCCGAGGAATTTGCAG AGCAGCCCATCAAGGACGCGGTGATCACTGTTCCTGCCTACTTCAACCAGGCGGAGAGGAGAGCGGTTCTGCACGCCGCTCGCATGGCTGACTTGAAGGTGCTGCAGCTCATCAATGACAACACTGCTGTAGCCCTGAACTATGGAGTTTTTAGGAGGAAAGACATCAATGCCACCGCACAG AACATCATGTTTTACGACATGGGAGCAGGAAGCACCGTTTGTACTATCGTTACGTATCAGACAGTGAAAACTAAGGACTCGGGAACCCAACCTCAGCTGCAGATCCAGGGTGTTGG GTTTGACCGTACTCTTGGAGGTTTAGAGATGGAGCTTCGTCTCCGGGACTATTTGGCAAAACTCTTTAACGCTCAGCACCCTTCAAAAGATGTCCGCAAGAATCCCCGGGCCATGGCCAAACTCCTGAAGGAGGCCAACCGCCTGAAAACAGTCCTGAGCGCGAACGCTGACCACATGGCCCAG ATTGAGGGGCTACTGGATGACATCGACTTCAAGGCCAAGGTCTCAAGGCAAGAATTTGAGGATTTGTGCTCTGACTTGTTCCAGCGAGTCCCAGGACCTGTGCAGCAGGCTCTGAGCAGCGCGGAGATGAACCTG GATGGAATTGACCAGGTGATTCTAGTTGGCGGTGCCACACGGGTCCCCAAAGTGCAGGAGGTTTTGCTGAAAGCTGTGGGCAA AGAAGAGCTGGGCAAGAACATCAATGCCGATGAGGCTGCTGCTATGGGCGCAGTCTAccaggcagctgctctgagcAAAGCCTTTAAGGTGAAGCCTTTCATTGTTCGGGATGCCGCTGTGTTTCCTATCCAG GTGGAGTTTACTCGTGAAGTTGAGGAGGATGATAAATCCAAGAGTCTAAAGCATAACAAGCGGATTTTGTTCCAGCGCATGGCTCCCTATCCGCAGCGCAAGGTTATCACTTTCAACCGCTACACAGATGACTTTGCGTTCTATGTCAACTATGGAGATCTGTCTTTCCTGAACCAGGATGACATGCG GATTTTTGGTTCTCTCAATCTCACTACTGTGAGGCTGAAGGGAGTGGGGGACAGTTTCAAGAAGTACTCGGATTATGACTCCAAAGGCATCAAAGCTCACTTCAACATGGACGAGAGTGGAGTACTGAGTCTCGACCGG GTGGAATCTGTGTTTGAGACCTTGGTGGAAGACAAGCCGGAGGAGGAGTCAACGCTGACAA AGCTTGGAAACACCATCTCAAGCCTGTTTGGGGGTGGTGGCCCTGCGCCAGAGACTGGAGAGAACCTGACAGACTCGGTTCAG GAAGAAGAAGAGAGCCTAGCGGAACCAGGTAAAGAAGAGCAGGGGGAGAAACAAGACCAGAAAAGCAGTGCAGAAGAGGCCGGTGAAgaacagggagaaagagaagagaaacagcagtCTCCGGGTCAGGCAGAAACTGCCCCTCCGAAAGCAGAGtcccagaaaaaggaagaaggcgAGAAAGTAGAGTCTCAG GATCCCAAAGAAAATAGTGAAACGGCAAAAGAGGAAGAACCGTCCAAAAGTTCCAGTGACAGCACAGTCACCAAAacggaggaggagaagaagatCAAAGCACCCAAGAAGCAGAAGCTTGTCCATGAGATCACCATGGAACTGGATGTGAACGACGTGCCTGACCTGCTAGAGGATGACCTGAAGAGCTCGATGAAAAA GCTCCAAGACTTGACGGTCAGAGATCtagagaaacaggaaagagaaaaatcgGCCAACAGCTTGGAGTCGTTCATCTTTGAGACGCAG gACAAGCTTTACCAAGAGGAGTATCAGTTTGTCTCAACGgaggagcagagagaagaaatttcCAGAAAGCTTAGTGAGGCTTCCAGCTGGATGGAGGAAGAGGGCTATGCAGCCACAACTAAG GAGCTGAAAGACAAGCTCTCGGAGCTGAAAAAGCTTTGTAGGAACCTCTTCTTCCGTGttgaggaaaggagaaagtggCCGGAACGCCTGGCTGCCCTGGAAAGTCTGCTCAACCACTCAACCATTTTCCTCAA GGGAGCCCGAATGATTCCAGAGTCTGACCAGATATTCACAGAAGTGGAACTGAGTACGCTGGAAAAAGCCATCAATGAAACAACG ATTTGGAAAAACGAGACGCTGGCTGAACAGAACAAGCTCTCTCCTACTGAGAAACCCCTCCTGCTGTCCAAAGATATAGAGCTCAAGATAGCAGCCCTGGACAGGGAAGTGCAGTATCTTCTGAATAAGGCCAAGTTtgccaaacccaaacccaaaaaggAGAAGAACACCACAAAAACCGATTCAGGCAAGAATGCTACAGCAAACTCTGAGACCGAGAACACTATCCCTCCCACGGAGGGGAAACAAGAAG ACAAACCTGAGGACATCGGTCCAGCCAAGGAACCTCCTACAGCTGAGAAAGTAGCAATAGATGATGAGCCTGGATCAGACTCTG GGTCCAAAAAACAGGAGAAGACAGAAGCtggaggagaaagcaggaaaaacgATGAGTTATAA
- the PHLDB1 gene encoding pleckstrin homology-like domain family B member 1 isoform X4: protein MEAPGRIPASPTRRVQTIIQNSPLDLIDTGKGLKVQTEKPHLVSLGSGRLSTAITLLPLEEGRTTIGTAARDIVLQGPGLAPQHCYIENVRGTLTLHPCGNACAIDGVPLRRPTRLTQGCTICLGQATFLRFNHPAEAKWMKSMIPSGGRSPAALYGLPAKPEAMVNGGRQPAEHGCPSHSSLVSSIEKDLQDIMDSLVLEEPASPGGKKPPACSRSPLSPVVNGGGRCLLSPPPSPGAMSGGSSYENTSPAFSPLSSPASSGGYTSPSPSSQEQGPAVPPLVPLRSSSYNHAVQPPPQRPPPPPGGGPGEPWPAERLGDHRAGSPRLTPRVAPRLRAALQERPPSPFREPRDPLPPSRQPTSRVVPEARLQPPESPRAARRNMESMRELPPLSPSLSRRAASPRAAPDAPSPQPRLGREVPGSPRTRRKGPEEPRGAGSPSPPLLAETPKRRPSFGTCLSPAYGLGSPAMPSPRQSPRTLRKPLGDPRPPVGPRERKNSITEISDNEDELLEYHRWQQQERVREQEMERLERQRLETILNLCAEYTKTDGTEPGGVHRLLAGDTDTGQRVPRGAVALGRAAKELRQRESLERSDEENLKEECSSTESTHHEHEELAGPRAKEAQRLEEERAGVLGRLDQLKSRVKELEQQLQETSREAEMERALLQGERESEAARLRQEQEAVQQLQEKLSSLDASIRKERDKERAKVDAERKELEQLRALYHESKSHLDKCPESMREQLREQMRREAEVLETEAKLFEDLEFQQLERESRLEEEREARGQQLLQGRAECHRSIARRKERVAALDAQAAQIRLQSAQEAERLARERNSVLQLLQKEKEKLVSLERRYQLVTGGRSFPKMSSALREETLHISEPYELLEGTKPLSPLPAAAASLASPAARSYPKAQEEYMRLSDVFRFCSNAHGPSPDTKASAAAPAAAQRSFLLAVPPAADEYVTVEQLSGILGGLSAPATSLLGCAPPAPSSSGCAAPLPPPHPPPSLSSPSVSAEMERQLPGGPVWLPALDLEKWYQEVMAGFETSSSSVSPPSSPPPLPAKAHSSHKPLQVYRAKTEGDAGALTSRMKSGTPSSSQLNLSVLGRSPSPKLSVCCPAQGPPSPAGSLPRNLAATLQDIETKRQLALQQKAEPLPAEPLQPGDLPGQQVIEEQKRRLAELKQKAAAEAQSQWEALHGQPPFPAAFPPLLHHSILHHHRPHGIGPRAEDLDHAYDTLSLESSDSMETSISTGNNSACSPDNISSASGMDAGKIEEMEKMLKEAHAEKSRLMESREREMELRRQALEDERRRREQLERRLQDETARRQKLVEKEVKLREKQFSQARPLTRYLPIRKEDFDLRLHIESSGHSVDTCYHVILTEKMCKGYLVKMGGKIKSWKKRWFVFDRMKRTLSYYVDKHETKLKGVIYFQAIEEVYYDHLRSAAKSPNPALTFCVKTHDRLYYMVAPSAEAMRIWMDVIVTGAEGYTQFMN from the exons ggTGCACCATCTGCCTGGGCCAGGCCACATTCCTCCGCTTCAACCACCCTGCCGAGGCCAAGTGGATGAAGAGCATGATCCCGTCGGGGGGCAGGAGCCCGGCGGCTCTCTACGGGCTGCCAGCAA AGCCCGAGGCCATGGTGAATGGTGGCCGCCAGCCGGCTGAGCATGGGTGTCCCAGCCACAGCTCCCTTGTCAGCTCCATTGAGAAGGACCTGCAGGACATCATGGACTCGCTGGTGCTGGAGGAGCCAGCGTCCCCCGGCGGCAAGAAGCCACCTGCCTGCAGCCGgtcccccctctccccagtgGTGAACGGGGGTGGGCGTTGCCTCCTGTCTCCCCCACCCAGCCCCGGGGCCATGTCGGGGGGCTCCAGCTACGAGAACACCTCCCCCGCCTtctcccccctctcctccccagccagcagcgGTGGCTACACCAGCCCCTCgcccagcagccaggagcaaGGTCCGGCCGTGCCCCCCCTCGTCCCACTCCGCTCCTCCAGCTACAACCATGCTGTGCAGCCACCCCCCCAGCGCCCACCCCCACCACCCGGTGGGGGTCCTGGTGAGCCGTGGCCGGCTGAGAGGCTCGGGGACCACCGGGCAGGCAGCCCTCGGCTGACCCCCAGGGTGGCACCGCGGCTGCgggcagccctgcaggaacggccccccagccccttccgGGAGCCACGGGACCCACTGCCCCCCAGCCGGCAGCCCACCAGCAGGGTGGTCCCAGAGGCCCGGCTGCAGCCCCCCGAGAGCCCGCGGGCAGCCAGGAGGAACATGGAGAGCATGCGGGAGCTTCCCCCGCTGAGCCCCTCCTTGTCGCGCCGGGCTGCCAGCCCCCGGGCAGCCCCTGatgccccctccccgcagccccggctgggcagggaggtgcCCGGCAGCCCTCGCACCAGGCGCAAGGGCCCGGAGGAGCCAAGGGGTGCCGGGAGCCCCTCGCCCCCGCTGCTGGCAGAGACCCCCAAGCGCCGCCCCAGCTTCGGCACCTGCCTGAGCCCGGCTTACGGGCTGGGGTCCCCCGCCATGCCCTCGCCCCGGCAGAGTCCCCGCACCCTGAGGAAGCCCTTGGGGGACCCACGGCCACCGGTGGGGCCACGGGAGCGCAAGAACAGCATCACGGAGATCAGCGACAATGAGGACGAGCTGCTGGAGTATCAccggtggcagcagcaggagcgggTGCGGGAGCAGGAGATGGAGCGCCTG GAGCGGCAGCGCCTGGAGACCATCCTGAACCTCTGCGCCGAGTACACCAAGACAGATGGCACCGAGCCGGGCGGCGTGCACCGGCTCCTGGCTGGCGACACCGATACTGGCCAGCGGGTGCCCAGGGGTGCCGTGGCTCTGGGCCGTGCCGCCAAGGAGCTGCGGCAGAGGGAGAGCCTGGAGAGGTCGGACGAGGAGAACCTGAAGGAGGaatgcagcagcactgagagcACCCACCACGAG CACGAGGAGCTGGCAGGACCCCGGGCCAAGGAGGCACAGCggctggaggaggagcgcgccgGTGTGCTCGGCCGCCTGGACCAGCTGAAGAGCCGTGTcaaggagctggagcagcagctgcaggagacaTCGCGAGAG GCGGAGATGGAGCGGGCGCTGCTGCAGGGTGAGCGGGAGTCAGaggcggcgcggctgcggcaggagcaggaggcggtgcagcagctgcaggagaagctCTCCAGCCTGGACGCCAGCATCCGGAAGGAGCGGGACAAG GAAAGGGCAAAGGTTGATGCTGAAAGGAAGGAGCTAGAGCAACTCCGGGCGCTTTACCATGAGTCGAAGAGCCACCTTGATAAGTGCCCCGAGTCAATGCGGGAGCAGTTGCGGGAGCAGATGCGAAGG GAGGCGGAGGTGCTGGAGACGGAGGCCAAGCTGTTTGAGGACCTGGAGTTCCAGCAGCTGGAACGGGAGAGCCGCCTCGAGGAGGAGCGCGAGGCACGgggccagcagctcctgcagggaCGGGCCGAGTGCCACCGCAGCATCGCCCGCAGGAAG GAGCGGGTGGCCGCTCTGGatgcccaggctgcccagatcCGGCTGCAGAGTGCCCAGGAGGCCGAGCGCCTGGCCAGGGAGAGGAACAGcgtcctgcagctcctgcagaag GAGAAGGAGAAGCTCGTGTCTCTGGAGAGGCGATACCAGCTTGTCACAGGCGGCAGGAGCTTCCCCAAAATGTCCTCAGCTCTCAGAGAG GAGACCCTCCATATCTCAGAGCCTTATGAGCTGTTGGAGGGAACTAAGCCCCTGagccccctgccagcagcagctgcctccttAGCTTCTCCTGCCGCCCGCTCCTACCCCAAGGCACAAGAG GAGTACATGAGGCTGTCTGACGTTTTCAGGTTCTGCAGCAATGCGCACGGCCCCAGCCCGGACACTaaagcttctgctgctgcccctgctgccGCTCAGCGCTCTTTCTTGCTTGCTGTACCTCCCGCAGCCGATGAG TATGTGACCGTTGAGCAGCTCTCGGGCATCCTGGGGGGCCTCTCCGCCCCTGCCACTTCCCTGCTGGGCTGCGCCCCGCCAGCTCCTTCATCCTCAGGCTGcgctgctcctcttcctcctcctcatcctcctccgtctctctcttctccttccgTCTCTGCAGAG ATGGAGCGGCAGCTGCCGGGAGGCCCTGTGTGGCTCCCGGCTCTTGATTTAGAGAAGTGGTACCAGGAGGTCATGGCTGGCTTTGagacctcctcctcctctgtctctcctccttcttcccctcctccactTCCAGCTAAAGCTCACTCCTCTCACAAGCCTCTCCAG GTCTATCGTGCCAAAACGGAGGGTGACGCTGGTGCCCTCACCTCTCGGATGAAGAGCGGGACCCCCTCGTCCTCACAGCTCAACCTCTCCGTGCTGGGGCGCAGCCCCTCGCCCAAG CTGAGTGTCTGCTGTCCTGCCCAGGGCCCCCCGAGCCCGGCGGGCAGCCTGCCCCGCAACCTGGCGGCCACGCTGCAGGACATCGAGACCAAGCGCCAGCTGGCCCTGCAGCAGAAGG CCGAGCCGCTCCCAGCAGAGCCTTTGCAGCCGGGCGATCTACCAG GTCAGCAGGTGATCGAGGAGCAGAAGCGAcggctggcagagctgaagcAGAAAGCGGCTGCTGAGGCTCAGTCCCAGTGGGAAGCCCTGCATGGGCAGCCCCCCTTTCCTGCCGCCTTCCCCCCACTCCTGCATCACTCCATCCtccaccaccaccgtccccacGGCATCGGGCCCCGGGCTGAGGACCTGGACCATGCATACGACACCCTCAGCCTGGAGAGCTCGGACAGCATGGAGACCAGCATCTCCACTGGCAACAACTCCGCCTGTTCGCCTGACAACATCTCCAG TGCCAGCGGGATGGATGCGGGGAAGATCGAGGAGATGGAGAAGATGCTGAAGGAGGCGCACGCGGAGAAGTCGCGGCTGATGGAGTCCCGG GAGCGGGAGATGGAGCTGCGGCGGCAGGCGCTGGAGGACGAGCGCCGGCGCCGGGAGCAGCTGGAACGCCGGCTGCAGGATGAGACCGCACGGCGGCAGAAGCTGGTGGAGAAGGAGGTCAAGCTGCGGGAGAAGCAATTCTCACAG gcTCGTCCCCTGACCCGGTACCTCCCCATCCGCAAGGAGGATTTTGACCTGCGGCTGCACATTGAGTCCTCGGGCCACAGCGTGGACACTTGCTACCACGTCATCCTGACGGAGAAGATGTGCAAGGGCTACCTCGTCAAGATGGGTGGCAAGATCAAGTCTTGGAAGAAGCGCTGGTTTGTCTTTGACCGCATGAAGCGCACCCTCTCCTACTACGTGG ATAAACACGAGACGAAGCTGAAGGGCGTCATCTACTTCCAAGCCATCGAAGAGGTTTACTACGACCACCTGCGCAGCGCGGCGAAG agCCCCAACCCCGCGCTCACCTTCTGCGTCAAGACCCACGACCGCCTCTACTACATGGTGGCGCCCTCGGCCGAGGCCATGCGCATCTGGATGGACGTCATCGTCACCGGGGCTGAGGGGTACACCCAGTTCATGAACTGA
- the SLC37A4 gene encoding glucose-6-phosphate exchanger SLC37A4 isoform X1, whose translation MAAGGYGRYRAVIFTAMFLGYTLYYFNRKTFSFVMPAVMAEVPLGKDDLGLITSSQAAAYAVSKFVSGVLSDRASARWLFSSGLLMVGLVNVVFSWSSAVTAFAGLWFLNGLAQGLGWPPCGKILRKWFEPSQFGTWWAILSTSMNLAGGLGPIVAALVSLNYDWRMTLSFSGFTCVVVSFVCLVLIKNEPSDVGLPNIEQGAKKGKKGSSSDNSTLTELLLSPYLWVLSMGYLVVFGVKTCCTDWGQLFLIQERGQSVLVGSSYMSALEIGGLVGSIAAGYLSDRAVARVGLSSYGNPRHTLLLSMMAGMCVSMFLFRVTVTGDSPKEKHFWTVAFQPLADLTGLKEHELWILTLGAVFGFSSYGPIALFGVIANESAPANLCGTSHAIVALMANVGGFLAGLPFSTIAKHYSWATAFWVAEITCTASTVAFFLLRNIRTKMGRIPRKAD comes from the exons ATGGCGGCCGGCGGGTACGGGCGGTACCGGGCCGTGATCTTCACGGCCATGTTCCTTGGATACACGCTCTACTACTTCAACCGCAAAACCTTCTCGTTCGTCATGCCCGCTGTCATGGCCGAGGTGCCGCTGGGGAAGGACGATCTGG GGCTCATCACGAGCAGCCAGGCCGCGGCCTACGCCGTCAGCAAGTTCGTCAGCGGCGTCCTCTCCGACCGGGCGAGCGCCCGCTGGCTCTTCTCCTCCGGGCTGCTGATGGTGGGCCTGGTCAACGTGGTGTTCTCCTGGAGCTCCGCCGTCACGGCTTTCGCGGGGCTCTGGTTCCTCAACGGCCTGGcccaggggctgggctggccaCCCTGCGGGAAGATCCTCCGAAAA TGGTTTGAGCCTTCCCAGTTTGGGACTTGGTGGGCAATCCTGTCTACAAGCATGAACTTGGCTGGAGGCTTAGGCCCCATTGTCGCTGCTCTCGTGTCTCTGAACTACGATTGGCGCATGACTTTGTCCTTCTCTGGCTTCACCTGCGTGGTTGTCTCTTTTGTTTGCCTTGTCCTGATTAAAAACGAGCCATCGGATGTTGGGCTACCCAACATTGAACAAGGAGccaagaaagggaagaaag GTTCCTCCAGTGACAACAGCACTTTGACGGAGCTGCTGCTCTCACCGTACCTCTGGGTGCTCTCAATGGGCTACCTGGTTGTGTTTGGAGTGAAAACATGCTGTACTGACTGGGGACAGCTCTTCCTGATCCAGGAGAGGGGACAGTCCGTGCTCGTGG GCAGTTCCTACATGAGCGCCTTGGAGATCGGGGGCTTGGTGGGAAGCATCGCTGCCGGATACCTTTCTGACAGAGCGGTAGCAAGA GTGGGTCTGTCAAGCTACGGGAATCCTCGGCACACACTGCTGCTCTCCATGATGGCCGGGATGTGCGTGTCCATGTTTCTCTTCCGTGTCACGGTCACGGGCGATTCTCCCAAG gaaaagCACTTCTGGACTGTAGCCTTCCAACCTCTAGCTGATCTTACAGGCCTAAAAGAACATGAG CTGTGGATCCTGACTCTGGGAGCTGTGTTTGGGTTCTCCTCGTATGGGCCGATCGCCCTGTTCGGGGTTATAGCCAACGAAAGCGCCCCTGCCAACCTCTGCGGCACCTCCCACGCCATCGTGGCCCTCATGGCCAACG TTGGGGGGTTTCTGGCTGGGCTGCCCTTCAGTACCATTGCCAAGCACTACAGCTGGGCCACAGCCTTCTGGGTAGCCGAAATCACCTGCACCGCTAGCACGGTGGCTTTCTTCTTGCTGCGGAACATCCGCACCAAGATGGGCCGGATTCCCAGGAAGGCTGACTGA